The proteins below are encoded in one region of Paralysiella testudinis:
- a CDS encoding baseplate assembly protein, whose translation MDLNKLPRENVKVVDDDLATVLAATIADYEARSGKVLQPAHIERLLINTFAYRETLARQQMNEAYRQQHPRFATGLMLDLCGDDVNTPRLAAQPALTTLRFSAEIAGQAQVFIAAGSRVSVGDVMFATREGGTLSAAQKQLDLLAACTVPGISGNGWSAGQINTVVDSLHPTIAVKAANITVPSGGVDIEGDDAYRQRILLAPESFSVAGPVGAYQYWARQVSPAIVDVHVANDTDSTGAPIGGTVAVSILTKDGLPGDELLGAVQTALSAERLRPLCDKVVVRPPAPVDYSVNATLTLFSGSNPAEVLAAANAAWAAYEAGRRHRLGADIVPLHIQAALRVAGVYNVSTPGLALTTVAPNQWARCTRINITAAAEQVDG comes from the coding sequence ATGGATTTGAACAAATTACCGCGTGAAAACGTGAAAGTGGTCGATGACGACTTGGCCACCGTGCTGGCCGCCACCATTGCCGACTACGAAGCACGCAGCGGCAAAGTATTGCAGCCCGCGCACATTGAGCGTTTGCTGATTAACACCTTTGCCTACCGCGAAACCTTAGCGCGGCAGCAAATGAACGAAGCCTACCGCCAACAACACCCGCGTTTTGCCACCGGCTTAATGCTGGATTTATGCGGCGATGATGTTAACACCCCGCGCTTGGCCGCTCAGCCCGCGCTCACCACGCTGCGCTTCAGCGCCGAGATTGCCGGGCAGGCACAGGTATTTATTGCTGCAGGCAGCCGTGTTTCGGTGGGCGATGTGATGTTTGCCACCCGCGAAGGCGGCACGCTTAGCGCTGCCCAAAAGCAGCTTGACCTGCTGGCCGCCTGCACCGTGCCGGGCATTTCCGGCAACGGCTGGTCTGCCGGGCAAATCAACACCGTGGTCGACAGCCTGCACCCAACGATTGCCGTTAAAGCCGCCAATATCACCGTGCCGTCTGGCGGGGTGGACATCGAGGGCGACGATGCCTACCGCCAGCGCATTTTACTGGCGCCGGAGAGCTTCAGCGTGGCCGGGCCGGTGGGCGCTTATCAGTATTGGGCGCGGCAGGTCAGCCCCGCGATTGTGGACGTGCATGTGGCCAACGATACCGACAGCACCGGCGCACCGATTGGCGGCACCGTGGCGGTGAGTATCCTCACCAAAGACGGCCTGCCGGGTGATGAGCTGCTCGGTGCGGTGCAAACTGCCCTGTCTGCCGAGCGCCTGCGCCCCCTGTGCGACAAGGTGGTGGTGCGCCCACCCGCGCCGGTGGATTACAGCGTTAACGCCACGCTCACGCTGTTTAGCGGCAGCAATCCCGCCGAAGTATTGGCCGCCGCCAACGCCGCTTGGGCGGCTTACGAAGCCGGGCGCCGCCATCGCTTGGGTGCCGATATTGTGCCGCTGCATATTCAGGCAGCCTTGCGCGTGGCCGGGGTTTACAACGTGAGCACACCGGGGCTAGCGCTCACTACTGTAGCACCAAACCAATGGGCACGTTGCACCCGCATCAATATCACCGCCGCTGCGGAGCAAGTGGATGGCTAA
- a CDS encoding GPW/gp25 family protein, with protein sequence MNTQARSRHWQLAPDSTGIVQDAADIEQCIFNILGTRKGTDVCRPAFGSNHFDYIDTPEDVFVPNCVREVVLAVKTWEPRAEVTQVTFAGNAPHIVMTVHWRVAAAVAGEIYRSDILLKAA encoded by the coding sequence ATGAATACCCAAGCCCGCAGCCGCCATTGGCAACTCGCCCCCGACAGCACCGGCATCGTGCAAGATGCCGCCGATATCGAGCAGTGTATTTTTAATATCCTCGGCACCCGCAAAGGCACCGATGTGTGCCGCCCGGCATTCGGCAGCAACCATTTTGACTACATCGATACGCCCGAAGATGTGTTTGTGCCCAACTGCGTGCGCGAAGTGGTGCTGGCGGTTAAAACATGGGAGCCACGGGCAGAAGTAACGCAAGTGACGTTTGCGGGCAATGCACCGCACATTGTGATGACCGTGCACTGGCGCGTGGCCGCAGCGGTGGCGGGTGAGATTTACCGCAGCGATATTTTATTAAAGGCTGCCTGA
- a CDS encoding phage baseplate assembly protein V, with translation MQQSHDFGATLQFGTVAAVDDAKHAVRVTLPALENLQTDWLPVVSLAAGGNQFYALPDPGELAVCLLDARGEGGVCLGVIYNAADAAPAADRNIWMKRFSNGTVIQHNRSSGQVSVNTPGMC, from the coding sequence ATGCAGCAATCCCATGATTTTGGCGCTACCCTGCAATTCGGCACCGTGGCCGCAGTAGACGATGCCAAACACGCGGTGCGCGTTACCCTGCCCGCGCTGGAAAACCTGCAAACCGACTGGCTGCCGGTGGTGTCGCTGGCTGCGGGCGGCAACCAATTTTATGCCTTGCCCGACCCGGGCGAGCTGGCGGTGTGTCTGCTCGACGCCCGTGGCGAGGGCGGCGTGTGCCTGGGTGTGATTTACAATGCTGCCGATGCCGCCCCGGCGGCAGACCGCAACATCTGGATGAAGCGGTTTAGCAACGGTACGGTGATTCAGCACAACCGCAGTAGCGGGCAGGTTAGCGTAAATACACCGGGGATGTGCTGA
- a CDS encoding phage late control D family protein, with protein MNDALGALITLNGWANGQAGAGNTHPVSMPDFTIAYEQKDITADIKPYLLTISYTDFLGGQSDELQVDFEDVDGRWLRAWYPEQGDSLSLSLGDQFTGLVKLGSFEIAEIEYSHAPSVISIKALSTGITRANRTLQPKAYEKTTLAKLVRLIAQRLKLSVSGTVADIAIERVTQYQERDVEFLARLAREYGHTFKIVDKTLVFHANAELAKTEPVALLLPQDITRLRLRDLIKGVPDEAVVTGYDAKTKQTRQTRRKAKPVRGDAKHKPTDTLKIVANRGESDQQLAARADAALADAQQSQIAGSIELVGNAKLVAGQIVQLAGYGKLSGKYLVKQARHEIRRSGGYTLSLDVKMIEYVADEPPQATQQEPSNAAIP; from the coding sequence ATGAACGATGCTTTAGGCGCTTTAATCACCTTGAATGGCTGGGCAAACGGCCAAGCCGGGGCAGGCAACACCCACCCGGTATCGATGCCGGATTTTACGATTGCGTATGAGCAAAAAGACATCACTGCCGACATCAAGCCCTATCTGCTCACCATCAGCTACACCGATTTTTTGGGCGGCCAGAGCGATGAGCTGCAAGTGGACTTTGAAGATGTGGACGGGCGCTGGCTGCGGGCGTGGTATCCGGAGCAAGGCGACAGTTTGAGCCTATCGCTGGGCGACCAATTTACCGGGCTGGTTAAACTGGGCAGCTTTGAAATCGCCGAGATTGAATACAGCCATGCGCCCAGCGTCATCAGCATCAAAGCGTTGTCTACCGGCATCACCCGCGCCAACCGCACCCTCCAGCCCAAGGCGTATGAAAAAACCACTTTGGCCAAGCTGGTGCGCTTAATTGCGCAGCGGCTGAAATTAAGCGTTAGCGGCACCGTGGCCGATATTGCGATTGAGCGGGTAACCCAATATCAGGAGCGTGATGTGGAATTTTTGGCGCGGCTGGCGCGGGAGTATGGCCACACGTTTAAAATTGTGGATAAAACGCTGGTATTTCATGCCAATGCCGAGCTGGCCAAAACCGAGCCGGTGGCGCTGCTGCTGCCGCAAGACATCACCCGCCTGCGCCTGCGCGATTTAATCAAAGGCGTGCCGGACGAGGCCGTTGTTACCGGCTACGATGCCAAAACCAAACAAACGCGCCAGACCCGGCGCAAAGCCAAGCCGGTGCGTGGTGATGCCAAACACAAGCCCACCGACACCCTTAAAATTGTGGCCAATCGCGGCGAAAGCGACCAGCAGCTGGCCGCCCGCGCCGATGCGGCGCTGGCCGATGCGCAGCAAAGCCAGATTGCGGGCAGTATTGAGCTGGTGGGCAATGCCAAGCTGGTGGCCGGGCAGATTGTACAGCTGGCGGGCTACGGCAAGCTCTCCGGCAAATATTTGGTCAAGCAGGCGCGGCACGAAATTCGCCGCAGCGGCGGCTATACCTTGAGCTTGGATGTCAAAATGATTGAGTATGTGGCGGACGAGCCGCCTCAGGCCACACAGCAGGAGCCAAGCAATGCAGCAATCCCATGA
- a CDS encoding tail protein X, whose translation MSRSVLQYTTREGDRWDLIAHRYYGNALLIDGLIAANPHLPIAEAFAAGLTVLVPVLTAKPQTAQADMPPWLR comes from the coding sequence ATGAGCCGCTCGGTATTGCAGTACACCACCCGCGAGGGCGACCGCTGGGATTTGATTGCGCACCGCTACTACGGCAATGCGCTGCTAATCGACGGGCTGATTGCCGCCAATCCGCATTTGCCGATTGCCGAGGCGTTTGCAGCAGGCTTAACCGTGTTGGTGCCGGTGTTGACGGCCAAGCCGCAAACCGCCCAAGCCGATATGCCGCCGTGGCTGCGGTAA
- a CDS encoding phage tail protein translates to MFAMLGDVRFELLSSFTDFEETHTAAFAKHDVLAGRPRLQAMGNELTEIRFSLRLHWKLGNPDTAYRGLIEAKEAQEALALVYGSGRHAGWFVISSISSRTLIQDAKGRTAARELDVQLTEFVGDPNNPLPTPGVAAGKNPLLSMLPESVQGAASKVAEAVETGIRIYNEVEQGINQVQTLITQAQALKNNPLAVFSLAGDALAAGGGMLGNLNRLPEIGAWFGDLAGTADFLAYSGQAARQLSGGVAALQSGIDSGTVDDWLDAAAGFVAGAGDSLNNAAAGAQVLTGWLAVRKDGAA, encoded by the coding sequence ATGTTTGCAATGCTGGGCGATGTCCGCTTTGAGCTGCTAAGCAGCTTCACCGATTTTGAAGAAACCCACACGGCCGCATTCGCAAAGCACGATGTGCTGGCCGGGCGTCCGCGTTTGCAGGCGATGGGCAATGAGTTGACTGAAATCCGTTTCAGCTTACGGCTGCACTGGAAATTGGGCAATCCCGATACGGCTTACCGCGGGTTGATTGAAGCCAAGGAAGCGCAAGAGGCCTTGGCCTTGGTGTACGGCAGCGGGCGGCATGCGGGCTGGTTTGTAATCAGTAGTATCAGCAGCCGAACCTTGATTCAAGATGCCAAAGGGCGCACGGCGGCGCGGGAGCTGGATGTGCAGCTCACCGAGTTTGTGGGCGACCCGAACAACCCGCTGCCCACGCCCGGCGTGGCCGCGGGTAAAAATCCGCTGCTCTCCATGCTGCCTGAAAGCGTGCAAGGCGCAGCATCGAAAGTAGCCGAGGCGGTGGAAACCGGTATCCGAATTTATAACGAAGTAGAGCAAGGGATTAACCAAGTGCAAACGCTGATTACCCAAGCGCAGGCGCTTAAAAACAACCCGCTGGCTGTGTTCAGCTTGGCGGGTGATGCCTTGGCCGCTGGGGGCGGGATGCTGGGCAATCTGAACAGGCTGCCTGAAATCGGCGCATGGTTTGGCGATTTGGCCGGGACGGCGGATTTTTTGGCCTACAGCGGCCAAGCGGCACGGCAGCTTTCCGGCGGCGTGGCGGCGCTGCAAAGCGGTATTGACAGCGGCACAGTGGACGACTGGCTGGATGCAGCCGCCGGGTTTGTGGCCGGTGCCGGCGACAGCTTAAACAATGCCGCCGCCGGGGCGCAGGTGCTTACCGGCTGGCTGGCGGTGCGCAAGGACGGTGCCGCATGA
- a CDS encoding phage tail tape measure protein translates to MAKELLVSVAIGATLTGAFTTVFGRAEKTAKTLGNEIKSATAANEAFGKAIRARMALNPTRELGSQSRAYAAMTVQIAKATQAQDNLNKAIAAQAAAAQNRQRLRGEMMETAGHAAVAVSPIVAGVRKFIEQEDAAIDLKVAMMQKDGSFGKFEKLDKLAIQWGGDLPGNKTDFSHMIRGLKSQGISDDTIIKGGGLATAQLNTVMGIPIADGSFFAKNMEAHGIKESELLASADLTQRAYFAAGLSKEDMYQAMSYYAPKANTLGLTGLENQKQIYAVEGLAANKGLEGSSFGTNFSMMLSQLAKGPKMVEAATRGMKSEVREIMEASGAKFEFFDTKGNLKSLRDVTQELESGYNKVRAKFGDEGAMKVFDEIFQQEGGRVASILAQAGIAGFDGMMAKMDNQASIDKRIEVRTSSLSSAFEQLGGVVENTAAKFGEVFAPEIKAFANTAQWLIENWVMPFVENNKGLIKIVFGLLAGFFALKLTFLGFAYAASMVAMPFRALLTGFYKVKALKSIWSLLRLAQVSRGVAVFRTLGFSAANAAKAAALFGKVAAPFTAAFARIGAGVGVFGKLSVALGILRQAVFALGRAFLATPIGLAVAGIAIAALLIYKYWKPIKAFFAGFWEGLKQGLAPLQPLFDSIGSALGGLWQTIQPFVQPVIDWFKDFFSITQVAEGGARSFGESVGLWIGEKIAAVAAWVGGKIGEIKAAFSGGLSGILALIINWSPLGAFYSAFSAVLSWFGVSLPATFTGFGQMILQGLWNGLKAKFEEVKGWFSGVAGWFGSVMQQKNEIESPSRLFKRFGGFMMEGLQIGLANGAPRPLAAIGGLASNLQQRFTTGAGELRSNLSARMQAASAEFADARGQQAAAAVAGGYTINYNPTIHAPGGDPQQIQAAMQMGLREFEDMFNRLMDSRARRAY, encoded by the coding sequence ATGGCAAAAGAATTATTGGTCAGCGTGGCCATCGGCGCCACCTTAACCGGCGCTTTTACCACAGTATTCGGCCGTGCTGAAAAAACCGCCAAAACACTGGGCAATGAGATTAAATCCGCCACTGCCGCCAATGAGGCTTTCGGTAAGGCCATCCGCGCCCGCATGGCACTCAACCCCACGCGTGAGTTGGGCAGCCAGTCGCGTGCCTATGCCGCAATGACGGTGCAAATTGCCAAAGCAACCCAAGCCCAAGACAACCTGAACAAGGCCATTGCTGCTCAAGCGGCAGCGGCACAAAACCGCCAGCGCCTTCGTGGCGAAATGATGGAAACCGCAGGCCATGCCGCCGTAGCGGTAAGCCCGATTGTGGCTGGGGTGAGAAAATTCATTGAGCAGGAAGATGCCGCCATCGACCTTAAGGTGGCGATGATGCAAAAAGACGGCAGCTTCGGCAAATTTGAAAAGCTAGACAAACTGGCCATCCAATGGGGCGGTGATTTGCCCGGCAATAAAACCGACTTCAGCCACATGATCCGCGGTTTGAAAAGTCAAGGTATTTCAGACGATACCATTATCAAAGGCGGCGGCTTGGCCACGGCACAGCTGAATACCGTGATGGGCATCCCGATTGCCGATGGCAGTTTTTTTGCCAAAAACATGGAGGCGCACGGCATAAAGGAAAGCGAACTGCTGGCCTCTGCTGATTTAACCCAACGGGCTTACTTCGCTGCGGGCTTGAGCAAAGAAGATATGTATCAGGCCATGTCATACTACGCACCCAAGGCCAATACACTTGGCCTCACAGGCCTCGAAAATCAAAAGCAAATCTATGCCGTTGAAGGATTGGCAGCCAATAAAGGCTTGGAAGGTTCTTCTTTCGGTACCAACTTTTCCATGATGTTAAGCCAGTTGGCCAAAGGCCCCAAAATGGTGGAAGCAGCCACCCGTGGTATGAAATCCGAGGTGCGGGAAATCATGGAAGCTTCCGGCGCAAAGTTTGAATTTTTCGATACCAAAGGAAATTTGAAGTCATTGCGTGATGTCACCCAAGAACTGGAGTCGGGCTACAACAAAGTCCGTGCCAAATTTGGTGATGAAGGGGCAATGAAAGTATTTGACGAAATCTTCCAACAAGAGGGTGGCCGTGTTGCCAGTATTCTGGCACAGGCGGGTATCGCTGGTTTCGATGGAATGATGGCCAAAATGGATAACCAGGCATCCATTGACAAACGCATTGAAGTGCGCACCAGTTCCTTGTCATCGGCTTTTGAGCAATTGGGTGGTGTGGTGGAAAACACGGCGGCTAAATTCGGTGAAGTATTCGCCCCCGAAATCAAAGCCTTTGCCAATACAGCACAGTGGTTAATTGAAAATTGGGTGATGCCTTTTGTTGAAAACAATAAGGGGCTTATCAAAATTGTATTCGGTTTGCTGGCCGGCTTTTTTGCGCTCAAGCTGACTTTCTTGGGTTTTGCTTATGCCGCTTCAATGGTTGCCATGCCGTTTAGGGCGCTGCTGACCGGGTTTTACAAAGTGAAAGCCTTAAAAAGCATCTGGTCATTACTGCGACTGGCGCAGGTATCGCGGGGTGTCGCCGTATTTCGGACGCTGGGCTTTTCGGCGGCCAATGCCGCCAAAGCGGCTGCCTTGTTTGGTAAGGTTGCAGCACCCTTTACCGCAGCATTTGCCCGTATTGGTGCTGGTGTGGGGGTGTTTGGCAAGTTGTCGGTGGCACTGGGTATCTTGCGCCAAGCTGTGTTTGCGCTTGGTCGTGCTTTCTTGGCTACACCGATTGGTTTGGCCGTCGCCGGTATCGCCATTGCTGCCCTGCTGATTTACAAATACTGGAAACCGATAAAAGCCTTTTTTGCCGGGTTTTGGGAGGGGCTGAAGCAAGGGCTGGCACCACTGCAACCGCTGTTTGACAGCATCGGCAGCGCCTTGGGTGGGTTGTGGCAAACCATTCAGCCGTTTGTGCAGCCGGTGATTGATTGGTTTAAAGACTTTTTTAGTATTACCCAAGTGGCCGAAGGCGGGGCGCGCAGTTTTGGTGAGTCGGTCGGCCTGTGGATTGGTGAAAAAATTGCCGCCGTGGCCGCTTGGGTGGGCGGCAAAATCGGCGAAATCAAAGCCGCGTTTAGCGGCGGCCTTAGCGGCATTCTGGCGCTGATTATCAATTGGTCGCCATTGGGGGCGTTTTATTCGGCATTTTCTGCTGTGCTGTCGTGGTTTGGTGTATCGCTGCCCGCCACTTTTACCGGCTTTGGCCAGATGATTCTGCAAGGTTTGTGGAACGGGCTGAAAGCCAAGTTTGAAGAGGTAAAGGGTTGGTTTTCGGGTGTGGCCGGTTGGTTTGGTTCGGTGATGCAGCAAAAAAACGAAATCGAATCACCCAGCCGTCTGTTTAAGCGCTTCGGCGGTTTTATGATGGAAGGGCTGCAAATCGGCTTAGCCAATGGCGCACCGCGCCCGCTGGCGGCGATTGGCGGCTTGGCCTCAAATCTGCAACAGCGTTTCACCACCGGCGCGGGTGAGCTGCGCAGTAATTTGTCGGCACGGATGCAGGCTGCAAGTGCCGAGTTTGCTGATGCGCGTGGGCAGCAAGCGGCTGCGGCCGTGGCCGGTGGCTATACCATCAATTACAACCCCACTATTCACGCGCCCGGCGGCGATCCGCAGCAGATTCAGGCAGCCATGCAGATGGGGCTGCGTGAGTTTGAGGATATGTTTAACCGGCTGATGGATAGCCGTGCTCGGAGGGCTTATTGA
- a CDS encoding GpE family phage tail protein: MAPDWDNFYQAAADLAWWFGFAPGMIDEMSLDEILIWQQQANRQIKAKYSKM, translated from the coding sequence TTGGCACCTGATTGGGATAACTTTTATCAGGCAGCCGCCGATTTGGCTTGGTGGTTCGGCTTTGCGCCCGGCATGATTGACGAAATGTCGCTAGACGAGATTTTGATATGGCAGCAACAAGCCAACCGGCAGATTAAAGCCAAATATTCGAAGATGTAG
- a CDS encoding phage tail assembly protein, whose amino-acid sequence MSKNEAQTLQEQLGVGKVIELLEPLDTPTGKVEKLTLRRVKVKDYKLAAEQYPDNAALQQLTALATATGLMQEDFEELCWEDYQQISRFCLGT is encoded by the coding sequence ATGAGCAAAAACGAAGCACAAACACTGCAAGAGCAATTGGGCGTGGGTAAGGTGATTGAATTGCTGGAGCCGCTGGATACGCCCACCGGCAAGGTAGAGAAATTAACCCTGCGCCGGGTGAAGGTGAAAGACTACAAACTGGCTGCCGAGCAATACCCCGACAACGCGGCCTTGCAGCAGTTGACGGCTCTGGCCACCGCCACCGGTTTGATGCAGGAAGATTTTGAGGAATTGTGCTGGGAGGATTACCAGCAAATCAGCCGGTTTTGTCTTGGCACCTGA
- a CDS encoding phage major tail tube protein, producing the protein MSELNAIYNANVYVNGNSQLGRASEFKLPEIEIGMDEHKGLGMVGTIKLPNGVEALEGEITWNSFYPDVFTQVYSPFKAVQMMVRANVQVFNAAGLAQEVPMVTMVTATFSKNPLGSYKPKEKAEFASTYQATEIRQTIAGRETLYFNAFTNQYRVNGQDQLAQMRRNIGA; encoded by the coding sequence ATGAGCGAATTAAACGCAATTTACAACGCCAACGTGTATGTGAACGGCAACAGCCAGCTTGGCCGCGCCAGCGAGTTTAAGCTGCCTGAAATCGAAATCGGCATGGATGAACACAAAGGCCTAGGCATGGTGGGCACCATCAAACTGCCCAACGGTGTGGAAGCATTGGAAGGGGAAATCACTTGGAACAGCTTTTATCCCGATGTGTTTACCCAAGTGTACAGCCCGTTTAAGGCGGTACAAATGATGGTGCGTGCCAATGTGCAGGTATTCAATGCGGCGGGCTTGGCGCAAGAAGTGCCGATGGTGACGATGGTAACCGCCACCTTCAGCAAAAACCCGCTGGGCAGCTACAAGCCCAAGGAAAAGGCCGAATTTGCCAGCACCTACCAAGCCACCGAAATCCGCCAAACCATCGCCGGGCGCGAAACGCTGTATTTCAACGCCTTCACCAACCAATACCGCGTGAACGGCCAAGACCAGCTGGCGCAAATGCGGCGCAATATCGGCGCGTAA
- a CDS encoding phage tail sheath family protein, whose product MAAAYLHGIETIRIDGGSNPVYTVDGAITAIIGTAPTGAVNEITVCQTKKDFARFGTITGKGFTLPDAADIWTRYGSGIAYVVNVCDPAKHKTGVTDEALSPDPDTLTAKTAHPALQAGYAVTDGSTPLTEGSGYRIDTLSGEIVFAAKPTAPKISYTYTDPAKVNEADIIGAYIAATGKRTGMEALTEGFNRFGADAKIIIVPQFDKTATCAAAMITLAEKLHAIAYISAPAATGLSQAIQGRGPEGNINFKTSSDRTHLFYPHVTGLLGVESLATHAAGLRMKTDVEHGYWFSTSNRELQGVVGAEVALTARADDPQAETNRLNEKGISTVFNSYGTGFRLWGNRLACFPTVTHPKNFEVAQRTGDLIDESIRRFELQYLDRPIDDALIDSLIGSVRTYLGTLRSIVGYSVDLDYDYDLVDAFSKGQVPIVYDYTPKLPAERITNTSVMTRKYLVNLISQQAA is encoded by the coding sequence ATGGCAGCAGCCTATCTGCACGGCATTGAAACCATCCGCATCGATGGCGGTAGCAATCCCGTCTATACCGTAGACGGTGCCATCACAGCCATTATCGGCACCGCCCCCACCGGTGCGGTAAACGAAATCACCGTGTGCCAAACCAAAAAAGACTTTGCCCGTTTCGGCACCATCACCGGCAAAGGTTTTACCCTGCCCGATGCCGCCGATATCTGGACGCGCTACGGCAGCGGCATTGCCTATGTAGTGAACGTATGCGACCCGGCCAAGCACAAAACCGGTGTAACAGACGAAGCACTCAGCCCAGACCCCGACACCCTCACCGCCAAAACCGCCCACCCGGCCTTGCAGGCAGGCTATGCGGTAACAGACGGCAGCACCCCGCTCACCGAGGGCAGTGGCTACCGCATCGATACCCTTAGCGGCGAGATTGTGTTTGCCGCCAAGCCCACCGCACCGAAAATCAGCTACACCTACACCGACCCGGCCAAAGTAAACGAAGCCGATATTATCGGCGCCTATATTGCCGCCACGGGCAAACGCACCGGCATGGAAGCGCTCACCGAAGGCTTTAACCGCTTTGGTGCCGATGCCAAAATCATCATCGTGCCGCAATTCGACAAAACCGCCACCTGCGCCGCCGCCATGATTACCTTGGCCGAAAAACTGCACGCCATCGCCTATATCAGCGCCCCGGCCGCCACGGGCTTAAGCCAAGCCATCCAAGGCCGCGGGCCCGAAGGCAACATCAACTTTAAAACATCCAGCGACCGCACCCATTTGTTTTACCCGCATGTTACCGGCCTGCTCGGTGTCGAAAGCCTGGCCACCCACGCCGCCGGCCTGCGCATGAAAACCGACGTCGAGCACGGCTATTGGTTCAGCACATCGAACCGCGAGCTGCAAGGCGTGGTGGGTGCAGAAGTGGCGCTCACCGCCCGCGCCGACGACCCGCAGGCCGAAACCAACCGCTTGAATGAAAAAGGTATCAGCACTGTGTTTAACAGCTACGGCACCGGCTTCCGCCTGTGGGGCAACCGCTTGGCCTGCTTTCCTACGGTAACCCACCCCAAAAATTTTGAAGTAGCCCAGCGCACCGGTGATTTGATTGACGAAAGCATCCGCCGTTTTGAACTGCAATATCTTGACCGCCCGATTGACGATGCCCTGATTGACAGCCTGATCGGCAGCGTGCGCACTTATCTGGGCACCCTGCGCAGCATTGTGGGCTATAGCGTGGATTTGGATTACGACTACGATTTGGTTGACGCTTTCAGCAAAGGCCAAGTGCCGATTGTGTACGACTACACCCCCAAACTGCCCGCCGAGCGCATCACCAATACATCGGTAATGACCCGCAAATATCTGGTTAACCTGATTAGCCAACAGGCTGCCTGA
- a CDS encoding Gp37 family protein, whose product MSATLPILTALRAHLQAALPEYEVALFPDRPDGYRFIHPKGAVLIGYQGSKFTQLEALGMIAQQRDITLNLTVFGRGVHHDGAALDLLDALRLAIVGYRPPNCQPCHLLAEGFLSEDGGAWQYELRAQTETQQVQRITEPNLPKLTGVYTRQSTDPLNPDLTPKP is encoded by the coding sequence ATGAGCGCCACCCTGCCGATACTCACCGCGCTGCGGGCGCACCTTCAGGCAGCCTTGCCTGAATACGAAGTGGCACTGTTTCCCGACCGCCCCGATGGCTACCGCTTTATCCACCCAAAGGGCGCGGTGTTAATCGGCTACCAAGGCAGCAAATTCACCCAATTGGAAGCCTTGGGCATGATTGCCCAGCAGCGCGACATCACCCTGAACCTGACCGTGTTCGGGCGTGGCGTGCACCACGACGGCGCAGCATTGGATTTGCTCGATGCGCTGCGGCTGGCGATTGTGGGCTACCGCCCGCCGAACTGCCAGCCCTGCCATCTGCTTGCGGAAGGGTTTTTAAGTGAAGACGGCGGCGCATGGCAGTACGAATTGCGTGCGCAAACCGAAACCCAGCAAGTACAGCGCATTACCGAGCCGAACCTGCCCAAGCTCACCGGCGTGTACACCCGCCAAAGCACCGACCCGCTGAATCCCGACCTGACACCCAAACCTTAA
- a CDS encoding gp436 family protein encodes MYITREDVAAAVSRAELVQLSNDEGYGEPDWQIVDRAIAYACELADGYLMGRYALPLETAPSILRHLCTDIARHWLHQRRINAADFPKPLEAAYGNAVKLLEQIRDGKIHLGIRAAAAATEKPQPEGGAYHVRGKAKQDWSGY; translated from the coding sequence ATGTACATCACCCGCGAAGATGTGGCCGCGGCGGTGAGCCGTGCCGAGCTGGTGCAATTGTCGAATGACGAGGGCTACGGCGAGCCGGACTGGCAGATTGTAGACCGCGCCATTGCCTACGCCTGCGAGCTGGCCGACGGCTACCTGATGGGGCGCTATGCACTGCCGCTGGAAACCGCGCCGAGTATTTTGCGCCATCTGTGCACCGATATTGCGCGGCACTGGCTGCACCAGCGGCGCATCAACGCGGCGGATTTTCCCAAGCCGCTGGAGGCGGCTTATGGCAATGCCGTGAAGCTGCTCGAGCAAATCCGCGACGGCAAGATTCATTTAGGCATCCGCGCGGCGGCAGCGGCCACCGAAAAACCACAGCCGGAAGGCGGTGCCTACCACGTGCGCGGCAAGGCCAAGCAGGATTGGAGCGGCTACTGA